The DNA region CTGTTATTGCCGCCACGCCGAAGCCTCCAGAAGCCAAGAACCCCAAGCCTAAGAGTGCCACAGTGATGACAGCTGGCACAAGCACGGGGCTGAAGATCACGAAGAGCGGTGTGATCGTTGTGAGGCCAATGACGGTGGCGGCCAGCACAAGGCCGGCAAGGATCAAGAGGGAGCCTCCGGCGACAACAGCGGTGGTGGCCTTGACAAGCTGGGTGGACCTTGGTTGGTC from Arachis hypogaea cultivar Tifrunner chromosome 10, arahy.Tifrunner.gnm2.J5K5, whole genome shotgun sequence includes:
- the LOC112716547 gene encoding oleosin Ara h 11.0102, with amino-acid sequence MAEALYYGGRQRQDQPRSTQLVKATTAVVAGGSLLILAGLVLAATVIGLTTITPLFVIFSPVLVPAVITVALLGLGFLASGGFGVAAITVLTWIYRYVTGKHPPGANQLDTARHKLMSKAREIKDYGQQQTSGAQAS